From the Daucus carota subsp. sativus chromosome 8, DH1 v3.0, whole genome shotgun sequence genome, one window contains:
- the LOC135148464 gene encoding uncharacterized protein LOC135148464 produces the protein MRMHLLTLDPSYINCIEKGPHVLVKINTALRLDGSEAEDVEVPKNPSEFTKEDEKEVHKDNKAMNILFNGIDDDMFDSVINCPTAKEVWDTIQTLCEGTDQVRENKMQLFVQQYESFHSKSGEPLNDLFNRFQKLLNGLKLYDEELEKNSKREKTVALVAEKEEEKEKALKSVIAGKTSSSSACEGKKDDGKKKGKVIEEDEEPSAQDELDDLDEHLAFLSRKFSKLKFKRNVVNSRPFNRGNQSKPSGMVDRSKFKCFNCGLPGHFSNECRRPSAEKKGSSSENVDYRRKYFDLLKQSKEKAFITEDGDWAADEGDSDIEEHVNLALMAIGDDADSSTTSNGQVKTTNTADLTKSECKQIIDDMSNEIYNLRVSLKSLTKENVRIKGTNDLLAEENGKLKTELIQMDKFKKASELAKDELLAVLKREEILKKQLEREQEIIAKWKDSRNVLEKMCSTQVLEETCKSVWRKNKKLLDESDLVVDSDHPLIDSQSMDESYPSKNQTAVDENKLKKLDKKYGPINKNFVKESGSSKKIE, from the exons atgaggatgcatcttcTCACCTTGGATCCTAGCTACATCAActgtattgagaaaggaccacatgttctagttaaaatcaacactgccctgagacttgatggaagtgaagctgAAGATGTTGAAGTGCCTAAAAATCCTTCTGAGTTCACTAAGgaagatgagaaagaagtgcacaaggataacaaGGCTATGAACATTCTtttcaatggtattgatgatgacatgtttgatagtgttatcaactgTCCAACTGCAAAGGAAGTATGGGACACTAttcaaactttatgtgaaggcactgatcaagttagggaaaacaaaatgcagctgtttGTTCAACAGTATGAGAGCTTTCACTCTAAATCTGGTGAACCTCTAAATGATttgtttaacagatttcaaaaactgttaaatggattaaagttgtatg atgaagaactggaaaagaactccaagagggagaaaactgtggctcttgtggcagaaaaagaagaagaaaaggagaAGGCATTAAAGTCTGTGATTGCTGGAAAGACCTCAAGCAGCTCTGCTTGTGAAGGAAAGAAGGATGatggaaagaagaaaggaaaagtcattgaggaagatgaagaaccttcagctcaagatgagctagatgatcttgatgaacatctagcatttctttccagaaaattctccaaactcaaattcaaaagaaatgttGTCAACTCTAGACCATTCAACAGAGGAAATCAATCCaaaccatctggtatggttgatagatcaaaattcaaatgcttcaactgtggtctaCCTGGACACTTCTCTAATGAGTGCAGAAGACCTTCTGCTGAAAAGAAAGGATCCTCCTCAGAGAATGTAGATTACAGAAGAAAATACTTTGATCTACTCAAGCAAAGCAAGGAAAAGGCAttcataactgaggatggtgacTGGGCTGCTGATGAAGGTGATTCTGACATTGAGGAGCATGTCAATCTTGCTTTGATGGCAATTGGAGATGATgctgattcttccaccaccagCAATGGACAGGTAAAAACAACCAACACAGCTGATCTCACTAAATCTGAATGTaaacaaatcattgatgacatgtctaatgaaatctataaccttagagtctctcttaaatctctgacaaaagaaaatgttagaattaaagggactaatgatttgcttgCTGAAGAAAATGGAAAGCTTAAAACTGAATTAATCCAAATGGATAAATTCAAAAAGGCTTCTGAGCTTGCCAAAGATGAGTTGTTGGCTGTtctaaaaagagaagagattctcaaaaagcaattggaaagggaacaagaaattattgctaaatggaagGATTCTAGGAATGTTCTTGAGAAAATGTGCTCCACACAAGTTCTTGAGGAAACTTGTAAAAGTGTCTGGAGAAAGAACAAAAAACTGTTAGATGAATCTGATCTCGTAgtggatagtgatcatccattgatagattctCAATCAATGGATGAAAGCTATCCATCAAAGAATCAAACAGCAGTTGATGAAAACAAACTCAAAAAGTTGGATAAAAAGTATGGGCCCATCAATAAGAACTTTGTGAAGGAATCTGGTAGTTCCAAGAAGATTGAATAA